From one Conyzicola nivalis genomic stretch:
- a CDS encoding FAD-binding oxidoreductase, whose product MTSESRLRDLSAAGLASKLDGDVLWPDDMDYPEASTGYNLASNRRPDLVVMAESTKDVVEAVRFANVNGLAVDVVATGHHGVRPSAHGLLINTSRMNDVHVDGAARRATVGAGARWSDVVPLAADHELRPIHGSSGHVGVVGFTLGGGLSPVLGRKYGWGADHVVALEAVTAAGAVVRASAAENSDLFWALRGGRSSIGIVTSMEIELLPANRFLGGGLFFDGADAERVLAAFAQVTATAPEELTLSVAFLRMPPLPGIPELLAGKFVIHLRVALIRSAADLDVLLAPLRESAPVLVDTVQELSGEGFEHIHNDPVDPAPFSEETAMLTGLTPEVQRALLEEVGPRSTTGLHIVELRHLGGALTRVSPTVRSIAAENASYVLWAVSIGMPGDNAAGIAEARALVGAMGEWSTGTRYLNFAPDDGRPDTTFSAGDWARLQQIKTAVDPENRLRTDEPQPRS is encoded by the coding sequence ATGACATCCGAATCCCGACTCCGCGACCTCTCCGCTGCCGGCCTCGCTTCGAAGCTCGACGGCGACGTGCTGTGGCCCGACGATATGGACTACCCCGAGGCATCCACCGGCTACAATCTCGCCAGCAATCGCCGTCCCGACCTCGTCGTGATGGCCGAGAGCACGAAGGACGTCGTCGAAGCGGTGAGGTTCGCGAACGTCAACGGGCTCGCGGTCGATGTCGTCGCGACCGGCCACCACGGCGTCCGCCCGTCGGCGCACGGCCTGTTGATCAACACGAGCCGCATGAACGACGTGCACGTGGACGGTGCGGCGCGCCGGGCCACGGTCGGCGCCGGGGCCCGCTGGAGCGACGTCGTGCCGCTGGCAGCCGACCACGAGCTCAGGCCGATCCACGGATCCTCCGGCCACGTCGGCGTCGTCGGCTTCACCCTGGGCGGCGGGCTCAGCCCGGTACTCGGCCGCAAGTACGGCTGGGGAGCGGACCACGTCGTGGCGCTCGAGGCCGTCACCGCCGCCGGAGCCGTCGTGCGCGCCTCCGCGGCCGAGAACAGCGACCTGTTCTGGGCCCTCCGCGGCGGCCGCAGCAGCATCGGAATCGTCACCTCGATGGAGATCGAGCTCTTGCCCGCCAACCGGTTCCTGGGCGGCGGCCTGTTCTTCGACGGCGCGGACGCCGAGCGGGTGCTCGCCGCGTTCGCGCAGGTCACGGCGACGGCGCCCGAAGAGTTGACGCTGTCGGTCGCATTCCTCCGGATGCCGCCCCTGCCGGGCATCCCCGAACTCCTCGCCGGAAAGTTCGTCATCCATCTCCGCGTTGCGCTCATCCGCTCCGCGGCAGATCTCGACGTCTTGCTGGCCCCGCTCCGCGAGTCGGCTCCCGTCCTCGTCGACACGGTGCAGGAGCTCTCCGGCGAGGGTTTCGAGCACATCCACAACGACCCGGTCGATCCGGCTCCGTTCTCAGAAGAGACCGCGATGCTGACCGGGTTGACCCCCGAGGTCCAGCGGGCACTGCTCGAAGAGGTCGGGCCGCGGTCGACGACCGGCCTGCACATTGTCGAGCTGCGGCACCTCGGCGGCGCCTTGACCAGGGTCTCCCCGACCGTCCGCTCGATCGCAGCCGAAAACGCGTCGTACGTGCTGTGGGCGGTGTCGATCGGAATGCCGGGCGACAACGCCGCCGGCATCGCCGAAGCACGCGCGCTCGTCGGCGCCATGGGCGAGTGGAGCACCGGCACGCGCTACCTCAATTTCGCGCCCGACGACGGCCGGCCCGACACCACGTTCTCGGCCGGGGACTGGGCGCGGCTGCAGCAGATCAAGACGGCGGTCGACCCCGAGAACCGCCTCCGCACCGACGAGCCGCAGCCGCGGTCCTGA
- a CDS encoding nuclear transport factor 2 family protein produces the protein MTTLPTTSDLSAEVERTLVGVPLAWARALDTGDADVLRSLLADDVVVDLTPATTKIGLEFPVLSGKDTVIANMIGAVGPLDTMHLVGNATYRSHDDGYRIEAYALAQHFLPGEGPDPAAARHALMGNTWTFSVRSTADGLRVTRFEMDCLWMQGDPTVLLAAVN, from the coding sequence ATGACTACCCTTCCCACTACCTCCGATCTCTCCGCCGAAGTCGAACGCACCCTCGTCGGGGTCCCGCTCGCTTGGGCGCGGGCTCTCGACACCGGCGATGCCGACGTGCTGCGCAGCTTGCTGGCCGACGATGTCGTCGTTGACCTCACGCCCGCGACCACGAAGATCGGTCTCGAGTTCCCCGTCCTCAGCGGTAAGGACACGGTGATCGCCAACATGATCGGCGCCGTCGGACCACTCGACACGATGCACCTCGTCGGCAATGCGACCTACCGCTCGCACGACGACGGCTACCGCATCGAGGCCTATGCCCTCGCGCAGCACTTCCTCCCCGGCGAAGGACCAGACCCGGCCGCCGCCCGGCACGCCCTGATGGGGAACACGTGGACGTTTTCCGTCCGGTCGACCGCAGACGGCCTCCGCGTCACCAGGTTCGAGATGGACTGCCTGTGGATGCAGGGCGATCCGACCGTTCTGCTCGCCGCCGTCAACTAG
- a CDS encoding PLDc N-terminal domain-containing protein, translating into MVSDVEMWHEMSLGDDAMVDFDHPVDRIIAGLLAMRPRRRRTVPPARLVWAGAAFVLPIAGSLIWLIARGESK; encoded by the coding sequence GTGGTCTCGGACGTCGAGATGTGGCACGAGATGTCGCTCGGCGACGACGCCATGGTCGATTTCGACCACCCCGTAGACCGGATCATCGCCGGCCTGCTCGCCATGCGCCCGCGCCGGCGGCGGACCGTGCCGCCGGCGCGTCTCGTGTGGGCGGGCGCCGCGTTCGTACTGCCCATCGCGGGTTCGCTCATCTGGCTCATCGCACGAGGAGAATCGAAATGA
- a CDS encoding PLDc N-terminal domain-containing protein, with protein MNMLHTLVIVATVAVGIAGWVTALASLSSGRLSIAPAARGLWIAAVLVFPVVGSVAWFAWGRPHFSPRATGSDPL; from the coding sequence ATGAACATGTTGCACACACTGGTCATTGTCGCGACCGTCGCGGTCGGCATCGCCGGCTGGGTAACCGCGTTGGCCAGCTTGAGCTCGGGTCGCCTGTCGATCGCGCCTGCCGCGCGCGGGCTGTGGATCGCTGCCGTGCTGGTATTCCCCGTCGTGGGATCGGTGGCGTGGTTCGCATGGGGACGACCGCACTTCTCGCCCCGGGCGACCGGGAGCGACCCGTTGTAG
- a CDS encoding pyridoxal-phosphate dependent enzyme, which produces MIPIDLVTGVTPLHAAPRLALRLGLGAGDLLVKRDDLIGLGGGGNKVRKLQYTCAEAIGGSATVLVTTGAPQSNHARLTAAAAARLGLRAVLVLEGAEPPQVQGNLLLEKYLGASVVWAGDDDLAAAAAGVVAALAADGERPYLIPFGGTSAHSAEGYADAARELLGQLPEPDHVVVAVGSGGTMAGLVKVLGAKRVLGVDCGAVDDARGTVADLLRGMGSAVAPEELRIDGNQIGRGYARLEPATRAAMTEFAQAEGILLDPTYTGRAGAGLISAVRSGEIRPGERTVFLHTGGLPGLFGHPEA; this is translated from the coding sequence ATGATCCCCATCGACCTCGTGACCGGAGTCACCCCGCTGCACGCCGCTCCACGACTCGCACTGCGGCTCGGTCTCGGTGCCGGCGACCTCCTGGTGAAGCGCGACGACCTCATCGGCCTCGGCGGCGGCGGAAACAAGGTGCGCAAGCTGCAGTACACCTGCGCTGAGGCGATCGGCGGGTCCGCCACGGTCTTGGTGACCACCGGGGCGCCGCAGAGCAATCACGCGCGCCTCACCGCGGCAGCGGCGGCCAGGCTCGGGCTTCGCGCCGTGCTGGTGCTAGAGGGGGCGGAACCGCCGCAGGTGCAAGGCAATCTGCTCCTCGAAAAGTACCTGGGGGCATCCGTCGTCTGGGCGGGCGACGACGACCTCGCGGCGGCGGCGGCAGGTGTCGTCGCCGCGCTCGCCGCCGATGGAGAACGCCCCTACCTCATCCCGTTCGGCGGCACGAGCGCTCACAGCGCCGAAGGCTACGCGGACGCGGCCCGAGAGCTGCTCGGACAACTCCCCGAACCAGACCACGTCGTGGTCGCCGTCGGGTCGGGAGGCACGATGGCCGGCCTCGTGAAGGTGCTGGGCGCAAAGCGGGTGTTGGGAGTCGATTGCGGGGCCGTCGATGACGCACGCGGGACCGTCGCCGACCTGCTCCGCGGCATGGGCTCAGCGGTCGCTCCGGAGGAACTCAGAATCGACGGGAACCAGATCGGACGTGGCTACGCACGTCTCGAGCCGGCGACGCGCGCGGCCATGACGGAGTTCGCCCAGGCCGAGGGGATACTGCTCGATCCGACCTATACCGGGAGAGCCGGCGCTGGACTGATCAGTGCCGTGCGGTCGGGAGAGATCCGCCCGGGAGAGCGCACCGTCTTCTTGCACACGGGCGGTCTCCCGGGGCTATTCGGCCACCCGGAGGCGTGA
- a CDS encoding MBL fold metallo-hydrolase: MTRSIRSINPAADGVFFVEGPASNWVVLVGDGRSALIDAGYPADLPLVEDSLRDVAGDVPLEAIVVTHGHSDHIGSANALVASHPGVRVFAGADELPNVRREVLHQVGVPDLVPQLLKPRFVSWAVHAVRAGGLGDVGVQQVEAVPASMTIAGHRIRAVTTPGHTPGHTLYELPDAHAVALGDSLVTGHAVSRREGLQTLHPMFHHDAVAAESAGATLARTYSGWTLMPGHGAIRKAGI, encoded by the coding sequence ATGACCCGTTCCATCCGCTCGATCAACCCAGCCGCCGACGGCGTTTTCTTCGTCGAGGGGCCGGCGTCCAACTGGGTCGTGCTCGTCGGCGACGGGCGTTCCGCGCTCATCGACGCCGGCTACCCGGCCGACCTGCCGCTGGTCGAAGATTCCCTCCGAGACGTCGCCGGCGATGTTCCGCTCGAGGCGATCGTGGTCACCCACGGTCACTCGGACCACATCGGTTCGGCCAATGCCCTCGTCGCGTCGCACCCCGGTGTACGCGTGTTCGCGGGAGCCGACGAACTGCCCAACGTGCGGCGCGAAGTCCTCCACCAGGTCGGCGTGCCCGACCTGGTGCCGCAACTGCTCAAGCCGAGATTCGTCTCGTGGGCCGTCCATGCCGTTCGCGCGGGCGGGCTGGGCGACGTGGGAGTCCAGCAGGTGGAGGCGGTGCCCGCCAGCATGACGATTGCCGGCCATCGCATCCGCGCGGTCACCACGCCCGGCCACACGCCCGGCCACACGCTCTACGAGCTACCCGACGCTCACGCCGTCGCACTCGGCGACAGCCTCGTGACCGGACACGCGGTGTCCCGCCGCGAGGGCCTCCAGACCCTGCACCCGATGTTCCATCACGACGCGGTCGCTGCCGAGTCGGCGGGTGCGACACTCGCCCGGACGTACTCTGGATGGACCCTCATGCCCGGACACGGAGCGATTCGGAAGGCAGGAATCTGA
- a CDS encoding cupin domain-containing protein, producing the protein MSGLAAQRATWLAGALVEERLGGSATGDALAVLEHTVHLGYNSPMHRHTDDDVTFVVIDGHVELTIDGELHVAGAGSAFWLARRSVHGFVVASPRARFLTLHSPAGSDRFVTEAGWPALIVDGEREPHQPDTVVQRSPDRLAKIAAKYGIEIVGPPPTLRA; encoded by the coding sequence ATGAGCGGACTCGCCGCCCAGCGGGCTACCTGGCTCGCGGGCGCGCTCGTCGAGGAACGACTCGGAGGCTCGGCGACGGGCGACGCCCTCGCGGTGCTCGAGCACACGGTGCACCTCGGGTATAACAGCCCCATGCACCGGCACACCGATGACGACGTGACCTTCGTCGTCATAGACGGCCACGTGGAACTCACCATCGATGGCGAGCTCCACGTCGCCGGTGCCGGATCCGCCTTCTGGTTGGCCCGGCGTTCGGTGCACGGATTCGTCGTCGCCAGCCCGCGGGCCAGGTTCCTGACCCTGCACAGCCCGGCCGGTTCCGACCGGTTCGTCACGGAAGCCGGGTGGCCCGCGTTGATCGTCGACGGAGAGCGCGAGCCCCACCAGCCCGATACCGTCGTGCAACGGAGCCCCGACCGACTGGCGAAAATCGCGGCGAAGTACGGAATCGAGATCGTCGGGCCGCCGCCGACTCTCCGCGCCTGA
- a CDS encoding DUF6616 family protein — protein MYTVVEHWTPTQLFIEASAQERESLFGKVGAAMPQLQAAGVTCLGWGRAQAAPNSTEHDWIAVWQMTSTAAVAEFFEAVAAAGWYDYFDQVNTLSELVPVPDALGQLMSV, from the coding sequence ATGTACACAGTTGTCGAACACTGGACCCCTACGCAGCTCTTCATCGAAGCATCCGCCCAGGAACGCGAAAGCCTCTTCGGGAAGGTGGGAGCGGCCATGCCCCAGCTGCAGGCCGCGGGTGTGACGTGCCTCGGGTGGGGCCGCGCGCAGGCGGCGCCGAACTCGACCGAGCACGACTGGATCGCCGTCTGGCAGATGACCTCGACCGCGGCCGTCGCCGAGTTCTTCGAAGCCGTGGCGGCCGCCGGCTGGTACGACTACTTCGACCAGGTCAACACCCTCAGCGAGCTCGTGCCGGTTCCGGATGCGCTCGGACAACTGATGAGCGTATGA
- a CDS encoding discoidin domain-containing protein has product MIRPSSRARLRATAVVVAAAMAALTLTATAPAASGATAAAVPNASTPVPVGGGSYAATPPKSLDRPGRDVTGVVNKKLYIDSSMSGEPVPTNKWWSDLIVNKFSGNLWADPFVVSNTELGTRIAYPTEWNKDGSSMLDNSAIQVQGSVPPQPDASDIDMAGFDGPAFDAGWTSTGDAFAAPSNGTAKGQTTVEKYLGKGLVNSFTSEKGDQAEGTLTSPEFTVDRDFIALMVGGGNHPGQTEVRLVIDGKTVASATGEQSEILRWVSWDVTAYAGQTATIQVVDDMPAGWAHVLVDQIVRTDVPAGIADRFGTAFRATQADALRWGDWNVSWRMHQSATQFMDVSIARGTPYTWFEFENVVPKISVGAGATFAAADGSPLKFPATVDAFTITQDDRSFGVHAPTGSSFDLVGNSIEATLTADYLVVSALPASGADLDAMSKHAFAIPRDTTMEYTYSADKAEVVETYDVETEALQGADLDTIQGWLPHTYNSTTTNIDFAKPTYVTPRGVMKTAVGHGGWTVTYPFTGITPVAPAPQKTGGANEYDVAAMKKFVSSYAKRTEYGGDTYWGGKDVLQFAEYMTMAKQIGDDASYETLKGTLKTALNDWFTYTPGENEKFFTRYDTWKALVGFGDSYGSLEFTDNHFHYGYFTLAAGLLAFEDPEWAAQFGPMATLVAKQYANWDRDDKNFPYLRTFDVFEGHSYAGGYSSTNGNNQESSSEAIQSWAGIFMLGSALGNTEMQATGAMGYVTERAAVMDYYLDYNGNPDAADGTGVGVFPDAYAHSTTGILFDSGQAFATYFNGDPAWIFGIQWMPTGPWLNYLGWDRQFSKSLLNDMFDERPASNGAFVKGDIGGVLGLAAKQMAGVGTSYGAVVTKSPTDSVNTLKDAVRKAYLNNPGYTSAKVAANPLFNSATGELYFTVDANGQLVFPAEHWTPETLPAVFAPAVPPIDKPDSDPKEWATGWKLFSYLSTDYVADQAVQQKIHNYDVSGYESGVDTAQAAGVYSRMGDALGNVVLGLTAQSDPDFYAEMYAELSKTKDPVVTSDSMAGAVYYNAMANRSLGSEILTRHVATPTSQVYYNAETKVYSYVVFNGTDAQAGYKVYEGDTVIGTIQVPAHTTVQHHLDAKLDHIVVTTPDSAKTVQRGDSRGFTAVGYDQYGATIPLDDLKWSVDGGGSIDASGTFSATKNADPVTVTATNGATTASYELRVAPRPVLSSLSVSPEFARVTSGQSTTFAATGLDQYGDPIESGPVSWKTTAEGSIDDAGKLTTSATGAGYVTASAGAASGTAVVAVIAAATDIARGKPVVASTTNGANTAKAAVDGSSATRWESKHGAGEQWLRVDLGKQYDISSVHINWEDAAAAKYEIQVSDDTDGPWTTVKTVSKAAPTIDDVAVEATGRYVRILGLERLTGYGYSIWDLGVTGTLSTSAIDTSELLVTPQNPAVVSGRDVKFAAWAFDGAGNGGRVTGPWAAEGGMIAADGTYTAGTTAGRYPVTIEFDGVTGSSTATVSANTPAAEPEQPGEPTPRELANVASGKKASASSTENSSTPARFAVDASATSRWSSAASDGAWIEVDLGSTASIERIDLDWEAAYGRKYLLQTRDSENDDWNTAVTENAGDGGNDSHVVDVRARFVRMKGVERATQYGYSLFDISVWSADGTVVAKNLAEGASATSTSDEAPGTKAGNAVDGHASSRWSSKASDDQSITVDLGAQHKVKTVAVNWEGAYAAEYLIQGSASATGPFTTLATQKAGAGGLESFDVTGDYRYIRVQGVHRATPYGYSIFEITVN; this is encoded by the coding sequence ATGATCCGACCCTCCTCGCGGGCGCGCCTGCGCGCGACCGCTGTCGTCGTTGCCGCAGCCATGGCCGCCCTCACACTCACCGCTACGGCCCCCGCAGCATCGGGCGCCACAGCCGCCGCGGTCCCGAACGCTTCGACGCCCGTGCCCGTCGGCGGCGGCTCGTATGCCGCCACCCCGCCGAAGTCGCTCGACCGCCCGGGGCGTGACGTCACCGGCGTGGTGAACAAGAAGCTCTACATCGACTCGTCGATGAGCGGTGAGCCGGTTCCGACCAACAAGTGGTGGTCCGACCTGATCGTGAACAAATTCTCCGGCAACCTCTGGGCCGACCCGTTCGTCGTGTCGAATACCGAGCTGGGCACACGCATCGCCTACCCGACGGAGTGGAACAAGGACGGCAGCAGCATGCTCGACAACTCCGCGATCCAGGTGCAGGGCAGCGTGCCGCCACAGCCCGACGCTTCTGACATCGACATGGCCGGCTTCGACGGCCCCGCCTTCGACGCCGGCTGGACCTCGACGGGCGACGCGTTCGCCGCACCGAGCAACGGCACAGCCAAGGGCCAGACCACCGTCGAGAAGTACCTCGGCAAGGGATTGGTCAACTCCTTCACCTCGGAGAAGGGCGACCAGGCCGAGGGTACGCTCACCTCTCCCGAATTCACCGTCGACCGCGACTTCATCGCCCTAATGGTCGGCGGCGGAAACCACCCCGGCCAGACGGAGGTGCGCCTCGTGATCGACGGTAAGACCGTCGCCTCCGCCACCGGAGAACAGTCCGAGATCCTGCGGTGGGTCTCGTGGGACGTCACGGCATACGCGGGCCAGACCGCCACAATCCAGGTGGTGGACGACATGCCGGCGGGCTGGGCCCACGTGCTCGTCGACCAGATCGTGCGCACCGATGTGCCGGCAGGCATCGCCGACCGTTTCGGTACGGCGTTCCGTGCCACCCAGGCCGACGCGCTGCGGTGGGGAGACTGGAACGTGAGCTGGCGGATGCACCAGTCCGCGACCCAGTTCATGGATGTCTCCATCGCCCGCGGCACGCCCTACACCTGGTTCGAGTTCGAGAACGTGGTGCCCAAGATCTCCGTGGGCGCCGGTGCCACCTTCGCCGCGGCCGACGGATCACCGCTGAAGTTTCCCGCAACCGTCGACGCCTTCACCATCACGCAGGACGACCGCAGCTTCGGAGTACACGCGCCGACCGGCAGTTCGTTCGATCTCGTCGGCAATTCCATCGAGGCCACGCTGACCGCCGACTACCTCGTCGTGAGCGCCCTTCCCGCGAGCGGAGCCGACCTCGACGCCATGTCGAAGCACGCCTTCGCGATCCCGCGCGACACGACCATGGAGTACACCTACAGCGCCGACAAGGCCGAAGTGGTCGAGACCTACGATGTCGAGACCGAGGCATTGCAGGGCGCCGATCTCGACACGATCCAGGGTTGGCTGCCCCACACCTACAACAGCACGACCACCAACATCGACTTCGCCAAGCCCACCTACGTGACTCCGCGTGGGGTCATGAAGACGGCTGTCGGGCATGGCGGCTGGACGGTGACCTACCCGTTCACCGGCATCACCCCCGTCGCACCCGCGCCGCAGAAGACCGGCGGCGCAAACGAGTATGACGTGGCCGCGATGAAGAAATTCGTCAGCAGCTATGCCAAGCGCACCGAGTACGGCGGAGACACCTACTGGGGTGGCAAAGACGTTCTGCAGTTCGCCGAGTACATGACCATGGCCAAGCAGATCGGCGACGACGCGTCGTACGAGACGCTCAAGGGCACGCTCAAGACCGCGCTCAACGACTGGTTCACCTACACGCCGGGCGAGAATGAGAAGTTCTTCACCCGGTACGACACCTGGAAGGCCCTGGTCGGTTTCGGTGACTCCTACGGTTCCCTCGAGTTCACCGACAACCACTTCCACTACGGCTACTTCACCCTCGCGGCGGGCCTCCTTGCCTTCGAGGACCCCGAGTGGGCGGCGCAGTTCGGCCCGATGGCAACCCTCGTGGCCAAGCAGTACGCGAACTGGGACAGGGACGACAAAAACTTCCCCTACCTACGCACCTTCGACGTGTTCGAGGGACATTCCTACGCCGGTGGTTACAGTTCGACGAACGGAAACAACCAGGAATCGAGCTCCGAGGCGATCCAGTCGTGGGCCGGCATCTTCATGCTCGGCTCCGCGCTGGGCAACACCGAGATGCAAGCGACCGGCGCGATGGGCTACGTCACCGAACGCGCCGCGGTCATGGACTACTACCTCGACTACAACGGCAATCCGGATGCCGCCGACGGCACGGGTGTCGGAGTATTCCCGGACGCGTATGCTCACAGCACCACCGGCATCCTCTTCGACTCCGGACAGGCCTTCGCCACCTACTTCAACGGCGACCCCGCCTGGATCTTCGGCATCCAGTGGATGCCGACCGGTCCGTGGCTGAACTACCTCGGGTGGGACCGCCAGTTCTCGAAGAGCCTGCTGAACGACATGTTCGACGAACGCCCCGCCTCGAACGGCGCGTTCGTCAAGGGTGATATCGGCGGCGTGCTCGGGCTCGCCGCGAAGCAGATGGCCGGTGTCGGTACCTCCTACGGCGCGGTCGTCACGAAGAGCCCGACCGATTCGGTCAACACGCTGAAGGACGCCGTTCGCAAGGCGTATCTCAACAACCCGGGCTACACGAGCGCCAAGGTGGCAGCGAACCCGCTCTTCAATTCCGCCACCGGCGAGCTGTACTTCACCGTCGACGCGAACGGGCAGCTGGTCTTCCCCGCCGAGCACTGGACACCGGAAACCCTGCCGGCCGTCTTCGCCCCGGCGGTACCGCCGATAGACAAGCCCGACAGCGACCCGAAGGAGTGGGCCACCGGCTGGAAGCTGTTCTCCTACCTCTCCACCGATTACGTGGCCGACCAAGCCGTGCAGCAGAAGATCCACAACTACGACGTGTCCGGCTATGAAAGCGGCGTCGACACCGCGCAGGCGGCCGGCGTCTACAGCCGCATGGGAGACGCGCTCGGCAACGTGGTGCTCGGCTTGACCGCGCAGAGCGATCCCGACTTCTACGCTGAGATGTACGCCGAACTGTCGAAGACAAAGGATCCCGTCGTCACGAGCGACTCGATGGCCGGGGCGGTCTATTACAACGCGATGGCGAACCGCTCACTCGGCAGCGAGATCCTCACCCGCCACGTGGCCACCCCGACAAGTCAGGTGTATTACAACGCCGAGACGAAGGTCTACAGCTACGTGGTGTTCAACGGCACCGACGCGCAGGCCGGCTACAAGGTCTACGAGGGCGACACCGTGATCGGAACCATCCAGGTGCCGGCGCACACCACGGTGCAGCACCACCTCGACGCGAAGCTCGACCACATCGTCGTCACCACCCCGGACTCGGCCAAGACCGTGCAGCGCGGAGACTCGCGCGGGTTCACGGCCGTCGGCTATGACCAGTACGGAGCGACCATCCCGCTCGACGACCTGAAGTGGTCGGTCGACGGGGGTGGCTCGATCGACGCGTCCGGTACGTTCTCGGCCACGAAGAACGCCGACCCGGTCACCGTCACGGCGACGAACGGCGCGACGACGGCGAGCTACGAGCTGCGCGTGGCGCCTCGGCCGGTGCTATCGAGCCTCTCGGTTTCGCCCGAGTTCGCGCGCGTCACCTCCGGCCAGTCGACCACGTTCGCGGCGACCGGACTCGACCAGTACGGCGACCCGATCGAATCGGGCCCCGTCAGCTGGAAAACCACGGCCGAGGGCAGCATCGACGACGCCGGAAAGCTCACGACCAGCGCTACGGGCGCGGGCTATGTGACCGCCTCGGCGGGTGCCGCATCGGGAACCGCGGTCGTGGCGGTAATCGCCGCGGCGACCGACATCGCGCGGGGTAAACCGGTCGTCGCCTCGACCACCAACGGCGCCAACACTGCGAAGGCAGCGGTCGACGGCTCGTCGGCCACGCGTTGGGAGAGCAAGCACGGTGCGGGCGAGCAGTGGCTGCGCGTCGATCTCGGCAAGCAGTACGACATCTCCTCGGTTCACATCAACTGGGAGGACGCGGCGGCCGCGAAGTACGAGATCCAGGTCTCGGATGATACGGACGGCCCCTGGACGACCGTGAAGACGGTATCGAAGGCCGCCCCCACGATCGACGACGTGGCCGTGGAAGCCACCGGCCGATACGTGCGGATCCTCGGGCTCGAACGCCTCACCGGCTACGGCTACTCGATCTGGGACCTCGGCGTGACCGGCACCCTGTCGACCTCCGCGATCGACACGAGCGAACTGCTGGTCACCCCGCAGAACCCGGCGGTCGTGAGCGGTCGCGACGTGAAGTTCGCGGCCTGGGCGTTCGACGGCGCGGGCAACGGCGGCCGGGTCACCGGACCGTGGGCCGCCGAGGGCGGCATGATCGCCGCGGACGGCACCTACACCGCGGGCACTACCGCCGGCCGCTACCCGGTCACCATCGAGTTCGACGGGGTCACGGGTTCGTCCACGGCGACGGTGAGCGCGAACACGCCGGCCGCCGAGCCCGAGCAGCCCGGGGAGCCCACGCCGCGCGAACTCGCCAACGTAGCATCCGGCAAAAAGGCTTCGGCGTCGTCTACCGAGAACTCGAGCACACCGGCCCGATTCGCGGTCGACGCCTCGGCGACGTCGCGGTGGTCGAGCGCTGCCAGCGACGGCGCTTGGATCGAGGTCGACCTCGGGTCGACGGCATCGATCGAGCGCATCGACCTCGACTGGGAGGCGGCGTACGGCCGGAAGTACCTGCTGCAGACGCGCGACTCGGAGAACGACGACTGGAACACGGCGGTAACCGAGAACGCCGGCGACGGTGGGAACGACAGCCACGTCGTCGATGTCCGCGCCCGGTTCGTTCGGATGAAGGGCGTCGAGCGGGCCACGCAATACGGCTACTCGCTGTTCGACATCTCGGTCTGGTCGGCAGACGGCACCGTCGTCGCCAAGAACCTCGCAGAGGGCGCCTCGGCGACCTCGACGAGCGACGAAGCCCCGGGAACGAAGGCGGGGAACGCCGTCGACGGCCACGCTTCCTCCCGATGGTCGAGCAAGGCGAGCGACGACCAGTCGATCACCGTCGACCTCGGCGCCCAGCACAAGGTGAAGACCGTTGCCGTGAACTGGGAGGGCGCCTACGCGGCGGAGTACCTGATCCAAGGCTCGGCGAGCGCGACCGGACCGTTCACGACGCTCGCGACGCAGAAGGCGGGCGCCGGCGGGCTCGAATCGTTCGACGTGACGGGCGACTACCGCTACATCCGCGTGCAGGGTGTGCACCGGGCGACACCGTACGGCTACTCGATTTTCGAGATCACCGTCAACTGA